One Aquarana catesbeiana isolate 2022-GZ linkage group LG06, ASM4218655v1, whole genome shotgun sequence genomic region harbors:
- the FUS gene encoding RNA-binding protein FUS isoform X3, with the protein MATNDYSQPAAQGYGSYPSQPAQGGYSQQGSQSYGQQGYSGYGQSTTGSSSYGQSGGYGSSYGQEQSSGYGAQSAPGYSAGNYGSSQTSQTPYSGGQQQPQSSQSSYSSYSQQPPASSNTGSYGSGSQSYQQQQGSGYGQQSGGGGGSGGGGGYGGGQQSSYGGGGGSQSSYGGQSQGGYGGGGGQQSSSYGQQSSYNASQGYGQQQQSQYGGGSGSYGQDSPPMGGGGGGGYGGSDQGSYGGQDRGRGRGGFGGGRGGFDRGGRGGRGARGGMGGGERGGFSKFGGPREGGPPRHEMGEQDNSEQDNSDISLTGEQDNSDNNTIFVQGLGESVTVEAVAEYFKQIGIIKTNKKTGQPMINLYTDRETGKLKGEATVSFDDPPSAKAAIDWFDGKEFSGNPIKVSFATRRADFTSRGGGNTRGRGRGGPMGRGGFGGPNGGNGNRGGGGGGGGGGFPSGGGGQQRAGDWKCPNPSCENMNFSWRNECNQCKAPKPDGPGGPGGSHMGGGGGGFGDERRGGGGRGGFDRGGFRGRGGDRGGFRGGRGGGDRGGFGQGKMDSRGDHRQDRRERPY; encoded by the exons ATTACTCACAGCCAGCTGCCCAAGG ataTGGGTCCTACCCATCTCAACCCGCACAAGGCGGCTATTCCCAGCAGGGCAGCCAGTCCTATGGCCAGCAGGGCTACAGCGGCTATGGCCAGTCTACTACTGGGTCTTCTTCCTATGGACAGAGCGGAGGGTACGGCTCATCCTATGGACAGGAGCAGAGCT CTGGTTATGGTGCTCAGTCGGCTCCAGGATACAGCGCTGGTAACTATGGCAGCTCCCAAACTTCCCAGACCCCCTACAGTGGAGGACAGCAGCAACCGCAATCCTCCCAGTCATCTTATTCCAGCTATTCCCAGCAGCCTCCAGCCAGTAGTAACACTGGAAG CTATGGCAGTGGCTCTCAGTCCTACCAGCAGCAGCAGGGCAGCGGGTATGGACAACAATCCGGTGGtggtggaggaagcggaggaggtgGTGGATATGGTGGAGGTCAGCAGAGCAGCTATGGAGGAGGAGGTGGCAGTCAGTCCAGTTACGGAGGTCAGAGTCAGGGCggatatggtggtggtggtggtcagcaGTCCAGCTCCTATGGGCAGCAGTCCAGCTATAATGCCTCCCAGGGTTATGGCCAGCAGCAGCAGTCACAGTACGGTGGTGGAT CTGGAAGTTACGGCCAGGACTCTCCTCCCATGGGTGGTGGTGGAGGCGGCGGCTACGGTGGTTCCGACCAAGGCAGTTATGGCGGACAGGATCGAGGCCGAGGCCGCGGTGGATTCGGTGGTGGCCGCGGAGGCTTTGACCGAGGCGGCAGAGGAGGACGTGGTGCAAGaggcggcatggg CGGTGGTGAACGGGGAGGATTCAGTAAATTTGGTG GACCACGTGAAGGCGGGCCTCCCAGACATGAAATGG GTGAACAGGATAACTCTGAACAAGATAACTCAGATATCTCTTTGACAGGTGAACAGGATAACTCTGACAACAACACAATTTTTGTGCAAGGCCTGGGAGAGAGTGTAACAGTGGAGGCAGTTGCTGAGTACTTTAAGCAGATTGGAATTATCAAG ACAAACAAGAAAACTGGGCAGCCCATGATAAACCTGTACACAGACCGGGAGACTGGCAAACTAAAGGGAGAAGCAACAGTTTCCTTTGATGATCCTCCATCTGCCAAAGCTGCTATTGACTGGTTTGATG GCAAAGAATTTTCTGGAAATCCGATCAAAGTTTCATTTGCTACACGGAGAGCCGACTTTACAAGCCGTGGAGGTGGAAACACCAGAGGTAGAGGACGTGGAG GTCCCATGGGACGTGGAGGGTTTGGTGGTCCCAATGGTGGAAACGGCAACcgtggaggtggtggtggaggaggaggaggaggattcccCAGTGGTGGTGGAGGAcagcagagagctggagactggAAATGTCCCAACCC ATCCTGTGAGAACATGAATTTCTCCTGGAGAAATGAGTGCAACCAGTGCAAGGCTCCCAAACCCGATGGTCCCGGAGGACCTGGAGGTTCACACATGG GTGGAGGTGGCGGTGGATTTGGCGATGaaagaagaggtggaggaggacgTGGTGGTTTTGATCGTGGTGGCTTCAGAGGAAGGGGGGGTGACAGAGGTGGATTCCGTGGTGGCAGAGGTGGCGGTGACCGTGGAGGATTTGGACAAGGCAAAATGGATTCCAG gGGAGACCACAGACAAGACAGACGCGAACGGCCATACTAG
- the FUS gene encoding RNA-binding protein FUS isoform X4 — translation MATNDYSQPAAQGYGSYPSQPAQGGYSQQGSQSYGQQGYSGYGQSTTGSSSYGQSGGYGSSYGQEQSSGYGAQSAPGYSAGNYGSSQTSQTPYSGGQQQPQSSQSSYSSYSQQPPASSNTGSYGSGSQSYQQQQGSGYGQQSGGGGGSGGGGGYGGGQQSSYGGGGGSQSSYGGQSQGGYGGGGGQQSSSYGQQSSYNASQGYGQQQQSQYGGGSGSYGQDSPPMGGGGGGGYGGSDQGSYGGQDRGRGRGGFGGGRGGFDRGGRGGRGARGGMGGGERGGFSKFGGPREGGPPRHEMGEQDNSDNNTIFVQGLGESVTVEAVAEYFKQIGIIKTNKKTGQPMINLYTDRETGKLKGEATVSFDDPPSAKAAIDWFDGKEFSGNPIKVSFATRRADFTSRGGGNTRGRGRGGPMGRGGFGGPNGGNGNRGGGGGGGGGGFPSGGGGQQRAGDWKCPNPSCENMNFSWRNECNQCKAPKPDGPGGPGGSHMGGGGGGFGDERRGGGGRGGFDRGGFRGRGGDRGGFRGGRGGGDRGGFGQGKMDSRGDHRQDRRERPY, via the exons ATTACTCACAGCCAGCTGCCCAAGG ataTGGGTCCTACCCATCTCAACCCGCACAAGGCGGCTATTCCCAGCAGGGCAGCCAGTCCTATGGCCAGCAGGGCTACAGCGGCTATGGCCAGTCTACTACTGGGTCTTCTTCCTATGGACAGAGCGGAGGGTACGGCTCATCCTATGGACAGGAGCAGAGCT CTGGTTATGGTGCTCAGTCGGCTCCAGGATACAGCGCTGGTAACTATGGCAGCTCCCAAACTTCCCAGACCCCCTACAGTGGAGGACAGCAGCAACCGCAATCCTCCCAGTCATCTTATTCCAGCTATTCCCAGCAGCCTCCAGCCAGTAGTAACACTGGAAG CTATGGCAGTGGCTCTCAGTCCTACCAGCAGCAGCAGGGCAGCGGGTATGGACAACAATCCGGTGGtggtggaggaagcggaggaggtgGTGGATATGGTGGAGGTCAGCAGAGCAGCTATGGAGGAGGAGGTGGCAGTCAGTCCAGTTACGGAGGTCAGAGTCAGGGCggatatggtggtggtggtggtcagcaGTCCAGCTCCTATGGGCAGCAGTCCAGCTATAATGCCTCCCAGGGTTATGGCCAGCAGCAGCAGTCACAGTACGGTGGTGGAT CTGGAAGTTACGGCCAGGACTCTCCTCCCATGGGTGGTGGTGGAGGCGGCGGCTACGGTGGTTCCGACCAAGGCAGTTATGGCGGACAGGATCGAGGCCGAGGCCGCGGTGGATTCGGTGGTGGCCGCGGAGGCTTTGACCGAGGCGGCAGAGGAGGACGTGGTGCAAGaggcggcatggg CGGTGGTGAACGGGGAGGATTCAGTAAATTTGGTG GACCACGTGAAGGCGGGCCTCCCAGACATGAAATGG GTGAACAGGATAACTCTGACAACAACACAATTTTTGTGCAAGGCCTGGGAGAGAGTGTAACAGTGGAGGCAGTTGCTGAGTACTTTAAGCAGATTGGAATTATCAAG ACAAACAAGAAAACTGGGCAGCCCATGATAAACCTGTACACAGACCGGGAGACTGGCAAACTAAAGGGAGAAGCAACAGTTTCCTTTGATGATCCTCCATCTGCCAAAGCTGCTATTGACTGGTTTGATG GCAAAGAATTTTCTGGAAATCCGATCAAAGTTTCATTTGCTACACGGAGAGCCGACTTTACAAGCCGTGGAGGTGGAAACACCAGAGGTAGAGGACGTGGAG GTCCCATGGGACGTGGAGGGTTTGGTGGTCCCAATGGTGGAAACGGCAACcgtggaggtggtggtggaggaggaggaggaggattcccCAGTGGTGGTGGAGGAcagcagagagctggagactggAAATGTCCCAACCC ATCCTGTGAGAACATGAATTTCTCCTGGAGAAATGAGTGCAACCAGTGCAAGGCTCCCAAACCCGATGGTCCCGGAGGACCTGGAGGTTCACACATGG GTGGAGGTGGCGGTGGATTTGGCGATGaaagaagaggtggaggaggacgTGGTGGTTTTGATCGTGGTGGCTTCAGAGGAAGGGGGGGTGACAGAGGTGGATTCCGTGGTGGCAGAGGTGGCGGTGACCGTGGAGGATTTGGACAAGGCAAAATGGATTCCAG gGGAGACCACAGACAAGACAGACGCGAACGGCCATACTAG
- the FUS gene encoding RNA-binding protein FUS isoform X7, whose translation MATNDYSQPAAQGYGSYPSQPAQGGYSQQGSQSYGQQGYSGYGQSTTGSSSYGQSGGYGSSYGQEQSSGYGAQSAPGYSAGNYGSSQTSQTPYSGGQQQPQSSQSSYSSYSQQPPASSNTGSYGSGSQSYQQQQGSGYGQQSGGGGGSGGGGGYGGGQQSSYGGGGGSQSSYGGQSQGGYGGGGGQQSSSYGQQSSYNASQGYGQQQQSQYGGGSGSYGQDSPPMGGGGGGGYGGSDQGSYGGQDRGRGRGGFGGGRGGFDRGGRGGRGARGGMGGGERGGFSKFGGPREGGPPRHEMGEQDNSDNNTIFVQGLGESVTVEAVAEYFKQIGIIKTNKKTGQPMINLYTDRETGKLKGEATVSFDDPPSAKAAIDWFDGKEFSGNPIKVSFATRRADFTSRGGGNTRGGGGGGFGDERRGGGGRGGFDRGGFRGRGGDRGGFRGGRGGGDRGGFGQGKMDSRGDHRQDRRERPY comes from the exons ATTACTCACAGCCAGCTGCCCAAGG ataTGGGTCCTACCCATCTCAACCCGCACAAGGCGGCTATTCCCAGCAGGGCAGCCAGTCCTATGGCCAGCAGGGCTACAGCGGCTATGGCCAGTCTACTACTGGGTCTTCTTCCTATGGACAGAGCGGAGGGTACGGCTCATCCTATGGACAGGAGCAGAGCT CTGGTTATGGTGCTCAGTCGGCTCCAGGATACAGCGCTGGTAACTATGGCAGCTCCCAAACTTCCCAGACCCCCTACAGTGGAGGACAGCAGCAACCGCAATCCTCCCAGTCATCTTATTCCAGCTATTCCCAGCAGCCTCCAGCCAGTAGTAACACTGGAAG CTATGGCAGTGGCTCTCAGTCCTACCAGCAGCAGCAGGGCAGCGGGTATGGACAACAATCCGGTGGtggtggaggaagcggaggaggtgGTGGATATGGTGGAGGTCAGCAGAGCAGCTATGGAGGAGGAGGTGGCAGTCAGTCCAGTTACGGAGGTCAGAGTCAGGGCggatatggtggtggtggtggtcagcaGTCCAGCTCCTATGGGCAGCAGTCCAGCTATAATGCCTCCCAGGGTTATGGCCAGCAGCAGCAGTCACAGTACGGTGGTGGAT CTGGAAGTTACGGCCAGGACTCTCCTCCCATGGGTGGTGGTGGAGGCGGCGGCTACGGTGGTTCCGACCAAGGCAGTTATGGCGGACAGGATCGAGGCCGAGGCCGCGGTGGATTCGGTGGTGGCCGCGGAGGCTTTGACCGAGGCGGCAGAGGAGGACGTGGTGCAAGaggcggcatggg CGGTGGTGAACGGGGAGGATTCAGTAAATTTGGTG GACCACGTGAAGGCGGGCCTCCCAGACATGAAATGG GTGAACAGGATAACTCTGACAACAACACAATTTTTGTGCAAGGCCTGGGAGAGAGTGTAACAGTGGAGGCAGTTGCTGAGTACTTTAAGCAGATTGGAATTATCAAG ACAAACAAGAAAACTGGGCAGCCCATGATAAACCTGTACACAGACCGGGAGACTGGCAAACTAAAGGGAGAAGCAACAGTTTCCTTTGATGATCCTCCATCTGCCAAAGCTGCTATTGACTGGTTTGATG GCAAAGAATTTTCTGGAAATCCGATCAAAGTTTCATTTGCTACACGGAGAGCCGACTTTACAAGCCGTGGAGGTGGAAACACCAGAG GTGGAGGTGGCGGTGGATTTGGCGATGaaagaagaggtggaggaggacgTGGTGGTTTTGATCGTGGTGGCTTCAGAGGAAGGGGGGGTGACAGAGGTGGATTCCGTGGTGGCAGAGGTGGCGGTGACCGTGGAGGATTTGGACAAGGCAAAATGGATTCCAG gGGAGACCACAGACAAGACAGACGCGAACGGCCATACTAG
- the FUS gene encoding RNA-binding protein FUS isoform X6, which produces MATNDYSQPAAQGYGSYPSQPAQGGYSQQGSQSYGQQGYSGYGQSTTGSSSYGQSGGYGSSYGQEQSSGYGAQSAPGYSAGNYGSSQTSQTPYSGGQQQPQSSQSSYSSYSQQPPASSNTGSYGSGSQSYQQQQGSGYGQQSGGGGGSGGGGGYGGGQQSSYGGGGGSQSSYGGQSQGGYGGGGGQQSSSYGQQSSYNASQGYGQQQQSQYGGGSGSYGQDSPPMGGGGGGGYGGSDQGSYGGQDRGRGRGGFGGGRGGFDRGGRGGRGARGGMGGGERGGFSKFGGPREGGPPRHEMGEQDNSVISLTGEQDNSEQDNSDISLTGEQDNSDNNTIFVQGLGESVTVEAVAEYFKQIGIIKTNKKTGQPMINLYTDRETGKLKGEATVSFDDPPSAKAAIDWFDGKEFSGNPIKVSFATRRADFTSRGGGNTRGGGGGGFGDERRGGGGRGGFDRGGFRGRGGDRGGFRGGRGGGDRGGFGQGKMDSRGDHRQDRRERPY; this is translated from the exons ATTACTCACAGCCAGCTGCCCAAGG ataTGGGTCCTACCCATCTCAACCCGCACAAGGCGGCTATTCCCAGCAGGGCAGCCAGTCCTATGGCCAGCAGGGCTACAGCGGCTATGGCCAGTCTACTACTGGGTCTTCTTCCTATGGACAGAGCGGAGGGTACGGCTCATCCTATGGACAGGAGCAGAGCT CTGGTTATGGTGCTCAGTCGGCTCCAGGATACAGCGCTGGTAACTATGGCAGCTCCCAAACTTCCCAGACCCCCTACAGTGGAGGACAGCAGCAACCGCAATCCTCCCAGTCATCTTATTCCAGCTATTCCCAGCAGCCTCCAGCCAGTAGTAACACTGGAAG CTATGGCAGTGGCTCTCAGTCCTACCAGCAGCAGCAGGGCAGCGGGTATGGACAACAATCCGGTGGtggtggaggaagcggaggaggtgGTGGATATGGTGGAGGTCAGCAGAGCAGCTATGGAGGAGGAGGTGGCAGTCAGTCCAGTTACGGAGGTCAGAGTCAGGGCggatatggtggtggtggtggtcagcaGTCCAGCTCCTATGGGCAGCAGTCCAGCTATAATGCCTCCCAGGGTTATGGCCAGCAGCAGCAGTCACAGTACGGTGGTGGAT CTGGAAGTTACGGCCAGGACTCTCCTCCCATGGGTGGTGGTGGAGGCGGCGGCTACGGTGGTTCCGACCAAGGCAGTTATGGCGGACAGGATCGAGGCCGAGGCCGCGGTGGATTCGGTGGTGGCCGCGGAGGCTTTGACCGAGGCGGCAGAGGAGGACGTGGTGCAAGaggcggcatggg CGGTGGTGAACGGGGAGGATTCAGTAAATTTGGTG GACCACGTGAAGGCGGGCCTCCCAGACATGAAATGG GCGAACAAGATAACTCAGTCATCTCTTTGACAGGTGAACAGGATAACTCTGAACAAGATAACTCAGATATCTCTTTGACAGGTGAACAGGATAACTCTGACAACAACACAATTTTTGTGCAAGGCCTGGGAGAGAGTGTAACAGTGGAGGCAGTTGCTGAGTACTTTAAGCAGATTGGAATTATCAAG ACAAACAAGAAAACTGGGCAGCCCATGATAAACCTGTACACAGACCGGGAGACTGGCAAACTAAAGGGAGAAGCAACAGTTTCCTTTGATGATCCTCCATCTGCCAAAGCTGCTATTGACTGGTTTGATG GCAAAGAATTTTCTGGAAATCCGATCAAAGTTTCATTTGCTACACGGAGAGCCGACTTTACAAGCCGTGGAGGTGGAAACACCAGAG GTGGAGGTGGCGGTGGATTTGGCGATGaaagaagaggtggaggaggacgTGGTGGTTTTGATCGTGGTGGCTTCAGAGGAAGGGGGGGTGACAGAGGTGGATTCCGTGGTGGCAGAGGTGGCGGTGACCGTGGAGGATTTGGACAAGGCAAAATGGATTCCAG gGGAGACCACAGACAAGACAGACGCGAACGGCCATACTAG
- the FUS gene encoding RNA-binding protein FUS isoform X2: MATNDYSQPAAQGYGSYPSQPAQGGYSQQGSQSYGQQGYSGYGQSTTGSSSYGQSGGYGSSYGQEQSSGYGAQSAPGYSAGNYGSSQTSQTPYSGGQQQPQSSQSSYSSYSQQPPASSNTGSYGSGSQSYQQQQGSGYGQQSGGGGGSGGGGGYGGGQQSSYGGGGGSQSSYGGQSQGGYGGGGGQQSSSYGQQSSYNASQGYGQQQQSQYGGGSGSYGQDSPPMGGGGGGGYGGSDQGSYGGQDRGRGRGGFGGGRGGFDRGGRGGRGARGGMGGGERGGFSKFGGPREGGPPRHEMGEQDNSVISLTGEQDNSEQDNSDISLTGEQDNSDNNTIFVQGLGESVTVEAVAEYFKQIGIIKTNKKTGQPMINLYTDRETGKLKGEATVSFDDPPSAKAAIDWFDGKEFSGNPIKVSFATRRADFTSRGGGNTRGPMGRGGFGGPNGGNGNRGGGGGGGGGGFPSGGGGQQRAGDWKCPNPSCENMNFSWRNECNQCKAPKPDGPGGPGGSHMGGGGGGFGDERRGGGGRGGFDRGGFRGRGGDRGGFRGGRGGGDRGGFGQGKMDSRGDHRQDRRERPY; encoded by the exons ATTACTCACAGCCAGCTGCCCAAGG ataTGGGTCCTACCCATCTCAACCCGCACAAGGCGGCTATTCCCAGCAGGGCAGCCAGTCCTATGGCCAGCAGGGCTACAGCGGCTATGGCCAGTCTACTACTGGGTCTTCTTCCTATGGACAGAGCGGAGGGTACGGCTCATCCTATGGACAGGAGCAGAGCT CTGGTTATGGTGCTCAGTCGGCTCCAGGATACAGCGCTGGTAACTATGGCAGCTCCCAAACTTCCCAGACCCCCTACAGTGGAGGACAGCAGCAACCGCAATCCTCCCAGTCATCTTATTCCAGCTATTCCCAGCAGCCTCCAGCCAGTAGTAACACTGGAAG CTATGGCAGTGGCTCTCAGTCCTACCAGCAGCAGCAGGGCAGCGGGTATGGACAACAATCCGGTGGtggtggaggaagcggaggaggtgGTGGATATGGTGGAGGTCAGCAGAGCAGCTATGGAGGAGGAGGTGGCAGTCAGTCCAGTTACGGAGGTCAGAGTCAGGGCggatatggtggtggtggtggtcagcaGTCCAGCTCCTATGGGCAGCAGTCCAGCTATAATGCCTCCCAGGGTTATGGCCAGCAGCAGCAGTCACAGTACGGTGGTGGAT CTGGAAGTTACGGCCAGGACTCTCCTCCCATGGGTGGTGGTGGAGGCGGCGGCTACGGTGGTTCCGACCAAGGCAGTTATGGCGGACAGGATCGAGGCCGAGGCCGCGGTGGATTCGGTGGTGGCCGCGGAGGCTTTGACCGAGGCGGCAGAGGAGGACGTGGTGCAAGaggcggcatggg CGGTGGTGAACGGGGAGGATTCAGTAAATTTGGTG GACCACGTGAAGGCGGGCCTCCCAGACATGAAATGG GCGAACAAGATAACTCAGTCATCTCTTTGACAGGTGAACAGGATAACTCTGAACAAGATAACTCAGATATCTCTTTGACAGGTGAACAGGATAACTCTGACAACAACACAATTTTTGTGCAAGGCCTGGGAGAGAGTGTAACAGTGGAGGCAGTTGCTGAGTACTTTAAGCAGATTGGAATTATCAAG ACAAACAAGAAAACTGGGCAGCCCATGATAAACCTGTACACAGACCGGGAGACTGGCAAACTAAAGGGAGAAGCAACAGTTTCCTTTGATGATCCTCCATCTGCCAAAGCTGCTATTGACTGGTTTGATG GCAAAGAATTTTCTGGAAATCCGATCAAAGTTTCATTTGCTACACGGAGAGCCGACTTTACAAGCCGTGGAGGTGGAAACACCAGAG GTCCCATGGGACGTGGAGGGTTTGGTGGTCCCAATGGTGGAAACGGCAACcgtggaggtggtggtggaggaggaggaggaggattcccCAGTGGTGGTGGAGGAcagcagagagctggagactggAAATGTCCCAACCC ATCCTGTGAGAACATGAATTTCTCCTGGAGAAATGAGTGCAACCAGTGCAAGGCTCCCAAACCCGATGGTCCCGGAGGACCTGGAGGTTCACACATGG GTGGAGGTGGCGGTGGATTTGGCGATGaaagaagaggtggaggaggacgTGGTGGTTTTGATCGTGGTGGCTTCAGAGGAAGGGGGGGTGACAGAGGTGGATTCCGTGGTGGCAGAGGTGGCGGTGACCGTGGAGGATTTGGACAAGGCAAAATGGATTCCAG gGGAGACCACAGACAAGACAGACGCGAACGGCCATACTAG
- the FUS gene encoding RNA-binding protein FUS isoform X5, whose translation MATNDYSQPAAQGYGSYPSQPAQGGYSQQGSQSYGQQGYSGYGQSTTGSSSYGQSGGYGSSYGQEQSSGYGAQSAPGYSAGNYGSSQTSQTPYSGGQQQPQSSQSSYSSYSQQPPASSNTGSYGSGSQSYQQQQGSGYGQQSGGGGGSGGGGGYGGGQQSSYGGGGGSQSSYGGQSQGGYGGGGGQQSSSYGQQSSYNASQGYGQQQQSQYGGGSGSYGQDSPPMGGGGGGGYGGSDQGSYGGQDRGRGRGGFGGGRGGFDRGGRGGRGARGGMGGGERGGFSKFGGPREGGPPRHEMGEQDNSVISLTGEQDNSEQDNSDISLTGEQDNSDNNTIFVQGLGESVTVEAVAEYFKQIGIIKTNKKTGQPMINLYTDRETGKLKGEATVSFDDPPSAKAAIDWFDGKEFSGNPIKVSFATRRADFTSRGGGNTRGRGRGGGGGGGFGDERRGGGGRGGFDRGGFRGRGGDRGGFRGGRGGGDRGGFGQGKMDSRGDHRQDRRERPY comes from the exons ATTACTCACAGCCAGCTGCCCAAGG ataTGGGTCCTACCCATCTCAACCCGCACAAGGCGGCTATTCCCAGCAGGGCAGCCAGTCCTATGGCCAGCAGGGCTACAGCGGCTATGGCCAGTCTACTACTGGGTCTTCTTCCTATGGACAGAGCGGAGGGTACGGCTCATCCTATGGACAGGAGCAGAGCT CTGGTTATGGTGCTCAGTCGGCTCCAGGATACAGCGCTGGTAACTATGGCAGCTCCCAAACTTCCCAGACCCCCTACAGTGGAGGACAGCAGCAACCGCAATCCTCCCAGTCATCTTATTCCAGCTATTCCCAGCAGCCTCCAGCCAGTAGTAACACTGGAAG CTATGGCAGTGGCTCTCAGTCCTACCAGCAGCAGCAGGGCAGCGGGTATGGACAACAATCCGGTGGtggtggaggaagcggaggaggtgGTGGATATGGTGGAGGTCAGCAGAGCAGCTATGGAGGAGGAGGTGGCAGTCAGTCCAGTTACGGAGGTCAGAGTCAGGGCggatatggtggtggtggtggtcagcaGTCCAGCTCCTATGGGCAGCAGTCCAGCTATAATGCCTCCCAGGGTTATGGCCAGCAGCAGCAGTCACAGTACGGTGGTGGAT CTGGAAGTTACGGCCAGGACTCTCCTCCCATGGGTGGTGGTGGAGGCGGCGGCTACGGTGGTTCCGACCAAGGCAGTTATGGCGGACAGGATCGAGGCCGAGGCCGCGGTGGATTCGGTGGTGGCCGCGGAGGCTTTGACCGAGGCGGCAGAGGAGGACGTGGTGCAAGaggcggcatggg CGGTGGTGAACGGGGAGGATTCAGTAAATTTGGTG GACCACGTGAAGGCGGGCCTCCCAGACATGAAATGG GCGAACAAGATAACTCAGTCATCTCTTTGACAGGTGAACAGGATAACTCTGAACAAGATAACTCAGATATCTCTTTGACAGGTGAACAGGATAACTCTGACAACAACACAATTTTTGTGCAAGGCCTGGGAGAGAGTGTAACAGTGGAGGCAGTTGCTGAGTACTTTAAGCAGATTGGAATTATCAAG ACAAACAAGAAAACTGGGCAGCCCATGATAAACCTGTACACAGACCGGGAGACTGGCAAACTAAAGGGAGAAGCAACAGTTTCCTTTGATGATCCTCCATCTGCCAAAGCTGCTATTGACTGGTTTGATG GCAAAGAATTTTCTGGAAATCCGATCAAAGTTTCATTTGCTACACGGAGAGCCGACTTTACAAGCCGTGGAGGTGGAAACACCAGAGGTAGAGGACGTGGAG GTGGAGGTGGCGGTGGATTTGGCGATGaaagaagaggtggaggaggacgTGGTGGTTTTGATCGTGGTGGCTTCAGAGGAAGGGGGGGTGACAGAGGTGGATTCCGTGGTGGCAGAGGTGGCGGTGACCGTGGAGGATTTGGACAAGGCAAAATGGATTCCAG gGGAGACCACAGACAAGACAGACGCGAACGGCCATACTAG